The following DNA comes from Luteolibacter flavescens.
GGCGTTCGCCACGGTTCTCCACCGCATCCAGCCGGGCGGCCGCGCGGTCGCGATGCGCGAGCACCGTGGCCAGATCGCCGCCATACTTGCGCTTCAACGTTTCGAAAAGATTCACGCGCTCCTCCAGGCGCGCAGCCTCGGCGGGATCGATGTCGAGATCCTCCGCGTAGTCGGCCAGCGAACGCTCCAGCTCCTGCAATTCCATCACCGCCGTCTCCAGTCCCTGCGTGCGCTCGCGGATACTCGGGTCGAGCTTCTCCAGATCCCGCACCAGCCGCTGCACCTCCACGAGGTGGGAAAGCACGCCATTCTCATCCGCTCCGAGCGCGGCGGCGGCAGCACCGGACAGCTCGACCAGACGCGTGGAATTGCTCGCACGACGGTAGCGGTCGGCGATCTCGTCTTCCTCCTCCGGCTTCAATTGCGCGGCATCGATCTCGCCCACCTGATGGCGCAGCAGGTCGAGCTCCTGGGTGCTGGCGGACTCCGCCTGGCGCAGGTCCTCCAGCTCGGTTTCCTTGTTGCGCCACGCCCGCCACGTCGAGCGATAGGCATCCAGCACGGCATCGCAGCCCGCGTAGGCATCCAGCATGGAAAGCTGGCGCTCCGTGGAAAGCAGCGACTGGTGATCGTGCGGGCCGTGCAGGTCCACCAGATGCTCGCCGAGGCGCTTGAGAAGATTGAGCGTGACGGGAGAATCGTTCACGAACTGGCGGTTCGCGCTCTGGCCGATCACGCGGCGGACGATCAGCGAGCCATCCTCGCACGGCTCCAGCCCGCCTTCCGCCAGCACGGCATTGACCTCCGAGGCATCCCGCAGCTCGAAGATGGCCTCCACGGTGCAGGTATCCTCGCCGGTGCGGATCAGGGATTTGTCGGCACGCTCGCCGAGCACGAGCTTCAGGGCACCGACGATGACGGACTTGCCGGCGCCGGTTTCGCCGGTCACGCCGACGAGGCCGGGACCGAGTTCCCACACGAGTTCATCGACGAGGGCGAGATTGCGGATTTTCAGCAGGGTGAGCATGGCGGGGCCTCGGGCAGCGGCATGATGCCGGGCTGCGGCATGGAGTCAACCGGGCTTGCCGCCGCATCGTCACACTGCCACGTTTCCGGAGCACACATGGCGGCGGATTTCGAACTGACCTTCCTCGGCACCGGCACCTCGATCGGTGTGCCGGTCATCGGTTGCAAATGCCACGTCTGCACCTCGGAAGACCCGCGCAACCAGCGCACCCGCTCCTCCGTCCACGTCCGCGCCGGGGATTTCTCCGTGCTGGTGGATTCCGGTCCGGACCTGCGCGCGCAGGCGCTGCGCGAGGGGCTGACGAAGGTGGATGCCGTGCTCTACACCCACTCGCATGTCGATCACGTGGTCGGCTTTGACGAGCTGCGCGCCTTTTGCTGGCACCGCGAGGATCCCCTGCCGTTGCACGCCACCGCGGACTGCATGGCCACGCTGAAAAAGATGTTCGGCTGGGCCTTCTCCGAGGAAAATATCTACCGCGGCTACATCAAGCCCGACCCGCAGATCATTGCGGGGCCGATGACCTTTGGCGATCTCACCGTGACGCCGCTGCCGGTGGAGCACGCGAAGGCGGAGACCGTCGGCTTTCTCTTCGAGGTCCCCGGCTTGCCCTCCACGGCATATATCCCGGACGTGAAGAGTGTCCCGCCGGAGACCATCGCCCTGCTCAAGCGGGCGGATACCCTCATCATCGATGCCCTGCGATCCCTCCCCCACCCCACCCACCTCTCCACGGAGGAGGCGCTGGCGATCATCGGGGAAGCGGGCGTCTCACGCGGCTGGTTGACCCACCTCGGTCACGAGAATGACCACCACGAACTGGAGGCCACCCTGCCACATCACGTGCGGGTAGCCTACGACGGGCTGAAGATCCGCGGCTGATCCTCCGCATCCTCATCGGCGGTCATCTGCATGCGCATGGGCACATGCAGCGCCGAGCGGTGCGCGGCCTCCGGCACATACTGCTGCCATTTTTCGTCACCACGGCAGATCAAGGCGTGGATGTCGCGGCCGGTGTAGCGCAGCAGTTCCTCATCCCCCACCGGCACGGCGCGCACGCGACCGGTCTCCACGAAGTAGCGGTAGAGCGACTTCGAGTCTTCCGGCGCCTCGAATGCCGCCGAATCCACCAGCTCGCCACTGCGGCGGTTTTTCCACGGATAGACGTAGAGCGTTACCTGATTCTTGAACAGGCGACCGAAGGACTCGAGCACGCCGCCCGCCAGATTCTCCGCCCACTTCGCCTTGAAGAGCTCGTTGAGCAGGCCGATGCTCAGCACGATGCCGATCGGCCGCTGCGTCGAGCGAGCGAGATAGGAGGAAAGCCGGTGGAACTCCGAGTAGCGCGACACCAGTACCGTCTTCCCCAGCGCCTGCAGGGCATCGCAGCGGTCGATGAAGTCCACGTGGTCCACCGCATTGCCACGCAGCAGGTTCGCCATCGTCATCTCGCACAGCTCCATGGCCTCCTCGCCCGGCTGCAGGGCCGAGGCGAAGACCCCGCGCGCCTGCTCCAGCATCTGGAGGTGGAGCTTCGTCACCGGGTCGAAGCTGCCGCGCAGCAGCAGGATCGGCTTCTTATAGAGCGCCTCCGCCGGCTGCACCACCTCGCCGTCCGGCAGGAACATCGCCGACTCCGTGAGTCCGGCTTCCACCAGCGCCAGCGAGCACAGGCGATTGTCGAAGAAGCTGTAGCCGTGGCCGTGGAACTTCAGCATGTCCACCTCCACCTGCCCCGGCCGCAGATTCTCCACCAGGGAAGCGACGAAGCGCCCGAGGTGCCCGCGATAGCGGAAGGCGGCGTGGATGAGATTCACGCCGACGATGCCCAGCGCTTCCTTTTGCTCCTGGTTCTCGTCGTCGAGCAGGCGCAGGTGCAGGAAGATCTCCGACGGCGGATCCCCGGGCTTCAACTGGAAGCGCAGGCCGAGCCAGCCGTGGCACTCCCCGGTGTCCCGGTAGCCACGCGCGCGGACGGTATTGCAGAGGGAAAAGAAAGTCGTGGTGCTGCCGCGCTTCGGCCCCAGCCGCTCGAGCAGGATGCCGTATTCATGATCCAGCATCTGCTGGAGGCGCTGGCGGGAGACGTAGCGGTCGCTCTTGCCATAGATGGCATCGCTCATCGTCATGTCGTAGGCAGAGATCGACTTCGCCACCATGCCCGCGGAGCCGGATGCGCGGAAAAACCAATTCGCCGTCTCCTGCCCCGCCCCGATCTCGGCAAAGGTGCCGTAAATCGCCGGGTCGAGATTCAGCTCCTGTGCCTTGTCAAACGTGCTCGCCATCGCTGGCCCCATGGTGGGCCGGGCAACCGAAGAGGGAAACCGGAAAATCCCACGACCGCGCCGATGGAGGAATTCCCATTGCATCCCGCGCTGTGCTCGCTGAAATCCCCTGCATGTCCGACCGCCTCCTGATCGACCTCCCCACCTTGCCGGAGGAGGGCAAGAACTTCAGCGGCGAGCTGCCGCCCGAGGTCTTTGACCTGCCCGAGCACGATGCCAAGCCGCTCGGCCCGTTTTCCTACGATCTCTACGTCCAGCGCTTCGGCTCGGAGCTGCTGCTTTCCGGCACGCTTTCCGCGCCCTTCGAGTTCATCTGCGTCCGCACCATCCACCCCTTCACCCAGACTATCACCGTGGAGAATGCGAATGTCTCCGTGGAGATCGAAAGCGAGGGCATCCTGGACGCCACGGAGGCCATCCGGGAGGAGGTCCTGCTGGCCTTTCCGGACTACCCGAGGTGCGACGAGGCGGACGATCCGCAGCACTGCGAGATCGATAGTCGATATTTGGCAGTGGACAAACCCGCTGACGTTGGGGTAGAGACCCGCCCCCGCGCGCAGGGAGACGACCGATGGGCCGCTCTCGACGCATTGGATAACCTCGATTCCGAACGCTAATTCCTTACCGCCATGGCCGTACCAAAGCGCCGTCAATCCAAGAGCCGGCAAAAAATGCGCCGGGGTGCCAGCCGCTGGCGCGCTCCGATTTTCAAGACCTGCCCTGAGTGCGAAAGCCGCGTGCCTTCCCACATCGCGTGCCCTTCCTGTGGCACCTACAAGGGCCGCAAGGTGCTTGAAGTGGATGCGCTCTGAAGCGCTCCTTCCCGTTTATTTTTCCCTCGCCGTGCCGGGTTTCCCGGCGCGGTGATTTCGTGTACCTGTTTCCTTCCGTTTTTCCGCGATGAAAGTAGCGCTCGATGCCATGGGTGGCGACCACGCCCCCGCCGTCAATATCGGTGGGGCCAAGGAAGCCCTCGAACTTTACCCCTCGATCGAGAAGATCTTCCTCGTCGGCGATGAGGATGCGATCCGCGCGGAGTGCCAGAAGCAGGGCCTGTCCACCACCTCCCCACGCATCGCGATCGTGCATGCCCCAGAGGTGATCGGCATGGCCGAGCCGGGCGCGAAGACGGTCCGCCGGAAAAAACAGTCGTCGATCAACGTCGCGATGGACCTGGTGAAGGCGGGCGAGGCCGATGCCTTCGTCTCCGCCGGGAATACCGGTGCGGCCGTGGCTTCCGCGACCATCAAGCTGCGCCTGATCGAGGGCGTGGACCGCGCGGGCATCGCCTCCGGCCTGCCAAACGAGCACGGCATCTGCCACCTGCTCGACGCCGGTGCCAATCCCGAGGCCAAGCCGGAGCACCTGCTGGTGTATGCCATCATGGGCAGCGCCTTCGCCCGCCACGTGCTGGGCGTGAAGCACCCGAAGGTGGGCCTGATGTCGAATGGCGAGGAGGACGAGAAGGGCACCACTTTCACCAAGGAGACCTTCGCGCTGCTCAAGGGCTTCGCCGACAGCGGCAAGGCTCCCTTCGACTTCGTCGGCAACGTCGAGGGTCACGATCTTTTCGAAACGCAGCTCGACGTCGTCCTCTGCGACGGCTTCACGGGCAACGTGGTGCTGAAGTCCTGCGAGGCGACGGCCAAAGCGATGTTCAAGTGGCTGAAGAAGGAGCTCACCGCGAACGCCGTGCGCATGATCGGCGCGAAGATCGCCAAGGGCGCCTTCGTGGCCGTGAAAGAGCGCGCCAGTGCCGAGTCCTACGGCGGCAGCCCGCTGCTCGGCGTGAATGGCGTGGTGATCATCGCCCACGGAGGCTCGACCGCGGTGGCGGTGCGGAACGCGATCCGCGTCGGGATGGAAACCGTCCAGCACCGGGTGAACCCGCACATTGAGGCGACGCTGCAGGACGTGAAGCGGTGAGGCAGAGGTAAGCCCCCGGTCTTGCTTTTTGCGGCTCGCCCCGTAGGGTGACGCCATGAGTGCTCAAGCAGCCTTCCAGCGCGGCGTGCAACCGCTGCTCCAGATCCTGCTGCCCGGCAAGGAGGAGGAAGTGCTTTCGATCAGTGCGGATCAGTCGCTGCGCGACCGGATCGAGGAACTCGCCTCAAGAAACACCGAGGGCGAGCTCACCGCCGAAGAGCGTGACGAATACGCGGGCTACGTGAGGGCCAACAAGTTTGTCGCGGTCATGCGTCGCGAGGCGCGGACGTTCATGACTGGAACTCAAGTCGCGTGAAAGCAGCGCCGCCTGCATGAGGTAGCTAGCTATCGCATGACTGCATTCTCCCGGCTCGTCCTCGTCTTCGGCTGCCTCGTCTCCAGTCTCCTCGCCGGGGAGAATCTTGAGCAGTATCTCTCCCGGGATTTCCCCGCACAGGTCACGCGGGTGGAGGTGCTGGGAGACAAGGTCCGCGTCGAGGGAAAGGTCTCCGGGCAAGACGGGGAGATCTTTCTGGCGGACATCCCGATTGACGTGCCGCAGGGAGATGCAAGAGGCGGGCAGACCTTGGTCGGGGTGAAGCCGGAGGGCGGGACATTCACCATCGAACTCCCGCGGAAGCGCGACCGCGATGGCCTCGCCTACGACCGGCTCGTTTCACGATGGCAGTTGGTGAAGAAGGCGGGCGAGAGCGTCGAGCCGATCTCCCACGCGCGCTATGCGGACGAGGTCGCCTGCCGCACCCCGGACCTGCCACCTGCAAAGCCAAAGACGAAGAAGGGCCTGGGCGGCTGGAATGCCGGACGCATCCCGGGAGAACTGGAGGAGCTGGGTATTTCCTCCGTGACGGTGAATGTGATGGTCCACTCTCTGGTCTCGCTGGCGGCGGAGCCGGATACGGTGCCCTTCCAATGGCAGGGCCGCACCTATCACGCGCGTGAGAAGTCGCTCGCCGAACTCGACACGACCTTCCTCGAGGCCCGGAAAAGCGGAGTCATGGTCTCCGCGATTCTGCTGGTGGCAAATCCCGCGAAGGATGCCAACCCGGTCGTGAAAATCATCGGCCATCCGGACGCGCATCCCGAGGGCATCTTCTCGATGCCGAATGTCACCTCACCGGACGGGCTCGCACTCTACGGAGCGATCCTGAATCTGATGGCGGAGCGCTGGTCGCGACCGGATGGCAAGCATGGCCGCGTCCACCACTGGATCATGCACAACGAGGTGGACGCCGGGTGGGTGTGGACGAATGCGGGCGAGAAATCCGCGCTCGATTTCATGGACCTCTACCAGCGCTCGATGCGCCTGATGGACCTGATCGCGCGGCAATACGATCCCGGCAGCCGCGCCTTCATCTCGCTGACCCACCACTGGGCGGAGAAGGGCGAGCCGAAGTGGTATGGCTCGAAGCAATTGCTGGAGCTGCTGGTGAAGTTCACTCGGGCGGAGGGGGATTTCCCATGGGCGCTGGCCTATCACCCGTATCCGCAGGATCTCTTCAAGCCGCGGACATGGGAGGACGAGCAGGCCACCTTCAGCTTCGCGACCGCGAAGATCACGCCGAAGAACCTGGAGGTGCTCGACGCCTGGATGAAGCAGCCCGCCATGCTCCACCGCGGCAAGGTGAGGCCTGTGCATTGCTCGGAGAATGGCTTCAACTCGAAGGACTATTCCGAAAAGGAACTAAGCGACCAAGCGGCAGGCATGGCGCTCGCGTGGAAGAAGATCCAGGCGCTCTCCTCGATCGAGGCATGGCAGTATCACAACTGGATCGACAACCGC
Coding sequences within:
- the recN gene encoding DNA repair protein RecN, which translates into the protein MLTLLKIRNLALVDELVWELGPGLVGVTGETGAGKSVIVGALKLVLGERADKSLIRTGEDTCTVEAIFELRDASEVNAVLAEGGLEPCEDGSLIVRRVIGQSANRQFVNDSPVTLNLLKRLGEHLVDLHGPHDHQSLLSTERQLSMLDAYAGCDAVLDAYRSTWRAWRNKETELEDLRQAESASTQELDLLRHQVGEIDAAQLKPEEEDEIADRYRRASNSTRLVELSGAAAAALGADENGVLSHLVEVQRLVRDLEKLDPSIRERTQGLETAVMELQELERSLADYAEDLDIDPAEAARLEERVNLFETLKRKYGGDLATVLAHRDRAAARLDAVENRGERLEQLAAEASQLREATDKAGLALTAKRKKAAPKLAKEIAGQLKDLGFKQSSFEVEVVSHKEPAASGLEGIEFLFGPNPGEPLQPLRQIASSGEISRVMLAVKSALAEQDATPLMVFDEIDANVGGEIARAVGKKMAALGLRHQVVAITHFPQVAALAARHYVVEKEVAGGRTRSRLYPVGGENRITELVRMLGGGGEQARAMAASLLTEG
- a CDS encoding MBL fold metallo-hydrolase; translated protein: MAADFELTFLGTGTSIGVPVIGCKCHVCTSEDPRNQRTRSSVHVRAGDFSVLVDSGPDLRAQALREGLTKVDAVLYTHSHVDHVVGFDELRAFCWHREDPLPLHATADCMATLKKMFGWAFSEENIYRGYIKPDPQIIAGPMTFGDLTVTPLPVEHAKAETVGFLFEVPGLPSTAYIPDVKSVPPETIALLKRADTLIIDALRSLPHPTHLSTEEALAIIGEAGVSRGWLTHLGHENDHHELEATLPHHVRVAYDGLKIRG
- a CDS encoding TonB-dependent receptor — protein: MASTFDKAQELNLDPAIYGTFAEIGAGQETANWFFRASGSAGMVAKSISAYDMTMSDAIYGKSDRYVSRQRLQQMLDHEYGILLERLGPKRGSTTTFFSLCNTVRARGYRDTGECHGWLGLRFQLKPGDPPSEIFLHLRLLDDENQEQKEALGIVGVNLIHAAFRYRGHLGRFVASLVENLRPGQVEVDMLKFHGHGYSFFDNRLCSLALVEAGLTESAMFLPDGEVVQPAEALYKKPILLLRGSFDPVTKLHLQMLEQARGVFASALQPGEEAMELCEMTMANLLRGNAVDHVDFIDRCDALQALGKTVLVSRYSEFHRLSSYLARSTQRPIGIVLSIGLLNELFKAKWAENLAGGVLESFGRLFKNQVTLYVYPWKNRRSGELVDSAAFEAPEDSKSLYRYFVETGRVRAVPVGDEELLRYTGRDIHALICRGDEKWQQYVPEAAHRSALHVPMRMQMTADEDAEDQPRIFSPS
- a CDS encoding YceD family protein, translated to MSDRLLIDLPTLPEEGKNFSGELPPEVFDLPEHDAKPLGPFSYDLYVQRFGSELLLSGTLSAPFEFICVRTIHPFTQTITVENANVSVEIESEGILDATEAIREEVLLAFPDYPRCDEADDPQHCEIDSRYLAVDKPADVGVETRPRAQGDDRWAALDALDNLDSER
- the rpmF gene encoding 50S ribosomal protein L32 yields the protein MAVPKRRQSKSRQKMRRGASRWRAPIFKTCPECESRVPSHIACPSCGTYKGRKVLEVDAL
- the plsX gene encoding phosphate acyltransferase PlsX; the protein is MKVALDAMGGDHAPAVNIGGAKEALELYPSIEKIFLVGDEDAIRAECQKQGLSTTSPRIAIVHAPEVIGMAEPGAKTVRRKKQSSINVAMDLVKAGEADAFVSAGNTGAAVASATIKLRLIEGVDRAGIASGLPNEHGICHLLDAGANPEAKPEHLLVYAIMGSAFARHVLGVKHPKVGLMSNGEEDEKGTTFTKETFALLKGFADSGKAPFDFVGNVEGHDLFETQLDVVLCDGFTGNVVLKSCEATAKAMFKWLKKELTANAVRMIGAKIAKGAFVAVKERASAESYGGSPLLGVNGVVIIAHGGSTAVAVRNAIRVGMETVQHRVNPHIEATLQDVKR
- a CDS encoding DUF5722 domain-containing protein; its protein translation is MTAFSRLVLVFGCLVSSLLAGENLEQYLSRDFPAQVTRVEVLGDKVRVEGKVSGQDGEIFLADIPIDVPQGDARGGQTLVGVKPEGGTFTIELPRKRDRDGLAYDRLVSRWQLVKKAGESVEPISHARYADEVACRTPDLPPAKPKTKKGLGGWNAGRIPGELEELGISSVTVNVMVHSLVSLAAEPDTVPFQWQGRTYHAREKSLAELDTTFLEARKSGVMVSAILLVANPAKDANPVVKIIGHPDAHPEGIFSMPNVTSPDGLALYGAILNLMAERWSRPDGKHGRVHHWIMHNEVDAGWVWTNAGEKSALDFMDLYQRSMRLMDLIARQYDPGSRAFISLTHHWAEKGEPKWYGSKQLLELLVKFTRAEGDFPWALAYHPYPQDLFKPRTWEDEQATFSFATAKITPKNLEVLDAWMKQPAMLHRGKVRPVHCSENGFNSKDYSEKELSDQAAGMALAWKKIQALSSIEAWQYHNWIDNRHEGGLRIGLRKFPDEPGDPHGKKPIWHLYRALAAPEEDKASAPYLPVIGISTWEEAMHREPVR